From one Geoalkalibacter halelectricus genomic stretch:
- a CDS encoding thiol-disulfide oxidoreductase DCC family protein, whose product MPEKPVFPLRIFYDGACSVCAREVEHYLRRDRQERLIGIDISAADFDPTPYSIPLKDFMYELHAIDAQGRVYRGVESFWAIWQAFPGSTLFGFLGTLINLPLINPLARLGYQGFARIRPFLPKRKSKCDSGSCRIGRD is encoded by the coding sequence ATGCCTGAAAAACCTGTATTTCCCCTGCGCATTTTTTACGACGGCGCCTGCTCGGTGTGCGCGCGCGAGGTTGAGCATTATCTGCGCAGGGATCGTCAGGAGCGCCTGATCGGCATCGATATCAGCGCCGCGGATTTTGATCCGACGCCGTACTCCATCCCCTTGAAGGATTTCATGTACGAGTTGCACGCCATCGACGCCCAAGGGCGGGTTTATCGGGGCGTCGAGTCTTTCTGGGCGATCTGGCAGGCCTTTCCCGGTTCGACCCTGTTTGGCTTTCTCGGCACCCTCATCAACCTGCCCCTCATCAACCCCCTGGCCCGTCTCGGCTACCAGGGCTTCGCCCGGATTCGCCCTTTTCTACCCAAACGCAAGAGTAAGTGCGATTCGGGCTCCTGCCGCATCGGCCGCGATTAG